From Aegilops tauschii subsp. strangulata cultivar AL8/78 chromosome 5, Aet v6.0, whole genome shotgun sequence:
TAATAGTCACCGTTGCTCCGAGCTGATCATTTTCGGTTAAAACTTTGCAAGATGTAGCTCCAAACCAACATACTGAATTACTGACTAAATTGCAAGAACCCCTCAAAGCACAATTCAACCACTAGATGGTTTGCGCAATAACTCGTAAATGCATTCCGCATGGAATCACTGTAAGAACAACATCATAGGCAGGATGAAAAGACAACCTGGTCGAGCACGCGGTGATTGCTCTTCTCCACCTCCCTGGCGAGCTTCTCCATCCTCCGGAGCATCCCGGCATACATGCTATCCATCTCCGCCGCCTGCCCGGCTGCAGCGCAGACGAGCCCTTGCAGCTTCCCCAGCCCAAACCCGTCCACCATCGCATCGACCGCCTTCTGCTCTCCAATGCTGTAAGCATCCTCTGCTTggggcgccgccgccggcggcttAGTCTGCAGCAACGGGAAGGGCGACTCCGGGGCGAAGGAGTGGTACTGGTCCCGGAAGCCGGGGCCGACGTTGACGACGGTGAGCGAGGTCGGGACGAGGCGGGATCCGACGAGGAGGAAAGCGCGGTAGTCGAAGGAGTGGGTGGAGAGATCGTCGGAAGCGGAGGGGGAGGCGAGGATGAAGAGGAGCGGGTGGGTGAGGGGCGATAGGGTTTTGGACAAGGAGCACGCTAGGGCGAGCTCGCGCATGGAGGGGCGgagaggggcgcggcggcgggacgAGAAGAAGCCGAGGGGGGAAGGGGAGGAGGGCGGTGGCGGGTTGGGGCGGCCGAGGGGATCTGAGAGGGAGCatgggttggagagggaggagtGGCCGGAGATGGAGATGAAAAGGCACGGGGAGGCGGGGGCTTGGTCATCGTAGTCGGAGAGGGTGGGGGCCGGCGGAGGGGGGCGGTGGGCGCGGCCGAAGAGGAGGCCGTCGCAGTCACCCGCGGCGGCCCCGCAGCGGTGGAGGAGCGCCGCGAGGGCGGCGCCGGAGATGGAGAGCTTGACCTCCTCGCCGACGGCCATCGGTGGGTTGGGATGTGATGCGATCGATGGGGACGTGTAAAGGTCAGTATTCTGCACGTCCTCTTTACTATCTCAACAACCACTTTCTGCACGCCAGCCCTACTTCTACAGTTCTAGTACAATTTCACGTTTTTTAAATATAAAAAGTACATAAAATATGGCAAATAAAAGATCTTTTGAAACCATCTTCAAGAATTTTTTGAAAATCAAGGATCATGTCAAGGCTTCAAGCCGGGCCTGAATCTAAACTCTGGTGTTCTCTTGCTGTGTCTGGTGCCCTGAAGTTGCTTCAGCAAACAACAGGAAGGCAAACGACAGCGAAAAATGATCATGAGCATACGGTAACAAATCAAATGTTCGTCCATATAGTTCGTGTCCTTTTTCGCAATTCAGTTCAGTTTCAAATTAGATGTTTGCTGCGCTGTCAATTAAGATCCAAAAAACAAGAAACGAGAAATTGGACAGTCGATGACGGTTTTCTCGGCTCAGGAGGCAAGGGCTTCTGAATTCAGACAAGGACAAAGAGAGGACCCTCCAGGGTCTTAACAGTTTGCTTTGCAGTTCactcatcagcagcagcagcagcagcttagagagatactccctccgtccggaaatacttgtcatcaaaatggataaaaggagatgtatctagacatattgtagttctagatacatccttttttgtccattttgatgacaagtatttcgggacggagggagtacttagaTAGTAGGTATAGGTTCGGAGTGTCAACGTAGATCGGAGAAAGCCGGTCGGTCAGAGAACAATGGCAGAGCAGTAGCATCTGCTGCCGGTTGACTTCATCCCTGTATTCACCCAACCACAGCCTTCCTTGTAGCGCTCCACCTGACAATCCATCCAACACAAAAGGTTTCAACAATTGATCAACGCAATTTTTCTGAGAACTACTCCCCTTgcaaagaaatataagagcgtttagatcagcaagtagtgatctaaacgatcttatatttctttacagagggagtacacatCAAACAGCGAGAGAATCAAGTGATAAAACGGCTGAAACTGAAGGATAATCTAGGCAGTAATGTAGGTTGGATGTTATGTTAGCCGTATGGTGCTCGGCAGAAAATTGCTTGGACATTGTAAGAAAATTGCATCTGGGTGTA
This genomic window contains:
- the LOC109735461 gene encoding uncharacterized protein, whose protein sequence is MAVGEEVKLSISGAALAALLHRCGAAAGDCDGLLFGRAHRPPPPAPTLSDYDDQAPASPCLFISISGHSSLSNPCSLSDPLGRPNPPPPSSPSPLGFFSSRRRAPLRPSMRELALACSLSKTLSPLTHPLLFILASPSASDDLSTHSFDYRAFLLVGSRLVPTSLTVVNVGPGFRDQYHSFAPESPFPLLQTKPPAAAPQAEDAYSIGEQKAVDAMVDGFGLGKLQGLVCAAAGQAAEMDSMYAGMLRRMEKLAREVEKSNHRVLDQERRNLVLRCKTAGLQLQ